One window from the genome of Actinomycetota bacterium encodes:
- the groES gene encoding co-chaperone GroES, which translates to MKLRPLGDRVIVLPKESEDITRSGIVIPDTAKEKPQEGEVIAVGPGRFEEGKRIPLDVKVGDKIIYSKYGGTEVKIEGKEHLILRESDILAIIKK; encoded by the coding sequence ATGAAATTAAGACCACTTGGAGATAGAGTAATTGTTCTACCAAAAGAGAGTGAAGATATTACCAGAAGTGGGATAGTTATTCCTGACACAGCTAAGGAAAAGCCACAAGAGGGTGAAGTGATAGCTGTAGGACCAGGAAGGTTTGAAGAAGGGAAGAGAATCCCTCTGGATGTTAAGGTTGGGGATAAAATTATTTACTCAAAATATGGTGGAACTGAAGTAAAAATAGAAGGCAAAGAACACTTAATTTTAAGAGAAAGTGATATACTTGCTATAATAAAAAAATAA
- the asnS gene encoding asparagine--tRNA ligase → MVKDTYINDVSRYDGKKVIIKGWLYNKRSSGNIVFLLIRDGTGIMQCVVSKNNVDNKVFESAQKITQESSLIVTGNVHKEERAIGGYELFINDIKILQIVSDYPITPKSHGVGFLMKNRHLWLRSKKQHAILKIRAEVIKACREYLDKNGFINIDTPILTPAACEGTSTLFETKYFDQMAYLSQSGQLYNEATIMSFGKVYCYGPTFRAEKSKTRRHLMEFWMIEPEMAYFDWEDNIEIQEEFVTYIVQTVLKNRRNELEILERNLSKLEIIKPPFPKISYDEALEILKKKSKDINWGDDFGAGEETIISKSFDKPVFIHHYPMKCKAFYMKPDPERPDVSLSNDLIAPEGYGEIIGGGQRIDNLELLEEKIMEHNLPRDAFKWYLDLRKYGTVPHSGFGLGIERTVAWICKLKHIRETIPFPRLLYKIYP, encoded by the coding sequence TTGGTAAAAGACACATATATTAATGACGTTTCAAGATATGATGGAAAGAAAGTAATAATAAAAGGATGGTTGTATAATAAACGTTCAAGTGGAAATATAGTATTTCTTTTAATAAGAGACGGTACAGGAATAATGCAATGTGTTGTTTCAAAAAATAATGTAGATAATAAAGTTTTTGAATCAGCTCAAAAAATAACCCAGGAATCATCTTTAATAGTTACAGGTAATGTTCATAAGGAAGAAAGAGCTATTGGAGGATACGAACTTTTTATTAATGATATAAAAATCTTGCAGATTGTATCTGATTATCCCATAACTCCAAAATCCCATGGAGTAGGATTTTTAATGAAAAATCGTCACCTCTGGCTTAGATCTAAAAAACAACATGCAATACTAAAAATAAGAGCTGAAGTAATAAAAGCCTGCAGAGAGTATTTAGATAAAAATGGATTTATTAATATAGATACTCCTATATTAACACCTGCTGCTTGCGAAGGAACAAGCACTTTATTTGAAACAAAATATTTTGACCAGATGGCATATCTTAGCCAAAGCGGACAATTATATAATGAAGCAACTATAATGTCTTTTGGAAAAGTTTATTGCTATGGCCCAACATTTAGAGCAGAAAAGTCTAAAACCCGAAGACATTTAATGGAATTCTGGATGATAGAACCAGAAATGGCATATTTTGATTGGGAAGATAATATTGAGATACAAGAGGAATTTGTTACTTATATTGTTCAAACAGTTCTAAAAAATAGAAGAAATGAACTTGAAATATTAGAAAGAAATTTAAGTAAACTAGAAATTATAAAACCACCATTTCCAAAGATATCTTATGATGAAGCATTAGAGATATTAAAAAAGAAAAGTAAGGACATAAATTGGGGTGATGATTTTGGAGCTGGTGAGGAAACTATAATTTCTAAAAGCTTTGATAAACCTGTTTTTATCCATCATTATCCAATGAAGTGTAAGGCATTCTATATGAAACCAGACCCTGAAAGACCTGATGTTTCTCTAAGTAATGACTTAATTGCACCAGAAGGTTATGGGGAGATTATCGGGGGTGGTCAAAGAATAGATAACTTAGAATTGTTAGAAGAGAAAATAATGGAACATAATTTACCGAGAGATGCTTTTAAGTGGTATTTAGATTTAAGAAAATACGGAACAGTTCCTCATTCAGGATTTGGCTTGGGAATTGAAAGAACAGTAGCCTGGATATGTAAATTAAAACATATCCGTGAAACTATCCCGTTTCCACGATTACTTTACAAAATCTACCCATAA